AATATTTAGCCACCCTGTCGCCCTCAGATATCATCCCccgtttcttttttcttatcaatATTTCCGATTTCAAGAATATAGGacggagacagagagagagataccGAGAGCTttacctaattaattaatcataattatgtttttaaattcaaaagaaGTAACTAATATTTCCAATGCTCATTTTGTAACCTCCGATTcctctatctttctctctccaaacaaacaaaacgaCGCCAGAGCCATCACACCACATATGCTCACAACTCCATATacaggaaagagagagagtgggaGAGAGCAGAATAGAGAAAGCTTCGTAACCGACTTTTCGATGTAATCCGACTCCCAGATCTTCCAGAAACCCTAGCTTTCCTCTCAAGATTCTCTCCCATTCCTCCAAGAaccacttctttctctctctctctctctcctctccgccTACGCCTACGCCTCCTTCTCTTtcgctcctcttcttcttcacttcCGACTCCGATCAAGCTCCTTCGTCTTTCACCAGCGAGGAACCAGAaactcctcctccttcttccatTTCGGCGGTCCAGTGCCGGTTCGCGCCGCATTTCCGGTTCGCTCAATTTTCTGGCGATAGCGAGAGAGGGAAAAGCCCTAGGACCTGTGGTGATTGATCTGATTGCGGATTTTGGATTGAGGTTATGGTGTACTAGATGAGTACCATGGACGATAGAGGAGGAGGATCATTCGTCGCCGTTCGGAGGATTTCTCAAGGTCTCGATCGCGGCGGCAACACCTGCCATTCAACTTCTGGTAGTcaactttttttctctcttctatttttcttcgctttttttctatttatgtttgctttcctattctctctctctctctctctctctctctctcttagaaagcgaactttctctctctctctctctctctctctctctctctctctccttcagcATTTCACCATTTTTTAAGAATATTTTTCGGAGCTTAGATCTGCTATTGAGATTGATTGAGTTCGTAGTATTGCTTAAATTATCAATAATTTGATGTTCTCCGATATTATAGATTGCTTTGGTGCGTGAGTCAATTAGATTTTCATGTCTAATTTTATATGCAAATTTTTGTTCgattgaaactttgattcgTCAcattttcgatttctgaatgCTTATTTTAGTTGATTTCACCTTTATTTTGAACAATTGGTGTAAATTTGTATTCGGACTTGGATTTTcgattatttggagctttctagCTGAAAGTGATGGCAAAATGTAtgcaaaaattgaagaaaagagcTACATGTTTATTTTATCAATTTTGACTGTGGAACTTTAATTGTCTGTGTTcatattttatttgaatttactTTAATTAGCTATTTATTATTTTGCACTTTCACTTTTATAGGTCGTTGGGCTTGTTTCTTTGAACTTCCTTTTACTATGAAATGTGGGGGCTCTACTATCTTTAAAGTAGGTTGCGTAGTTTATTATAATTGCAGCAGTTTAGCTGCTCCACTGTGCGAAATCTACGAGTTTTGCTGCTCCATTATGCGAAATCTATGGTGGTGGCTTGAATGAAACACTTACGGATCTTAACATCTGTCATCTTCGAGAAATCTTACAAACCATTGTCGGTTATTGCACATTGTTTGTATAGTACATACAGCTTTTATGTAATCATTTTGCAGTTCGTACAGCTTTCCTTTGAGGATTTGGAAAACCATGTTCTTAATCATTGGGAGTTTTATTTTGTTACAGCGGAAGTTGTAGCAGGATCAGCAGCATGGCTCGGCCGAGGTCTTTCTTGTGTGTGTGcacagagaagagagagtgatcCTCGTCCTTCCTTTGATTTAACCCCTGTCCAGGTAACATGCTTGCAATTGTATAAACTGTGTTTGTCCATTATATGTGCCAGTGTTGTCTTTAAGTGCTTAGTTTTCACTTCCGCAAGGGGAATTCTTGTTCTTTCTCCAGTGGTTTACTTAAATACTGAAATCTCCTGAGTGCAATACTTCCAGTTTCCCATTTTTGACTCCTTTTTATGCTCCTGTTTGTTTATCGCACATGGACTAGTTATGCATAGTGCTGAATTATAATTTTAACCTCTCTAGATTTCtgtgtttatttttcttggGAGGAATGTGTTGATTATGTATGCCTTGGTTTTGTCAGGAGGAATGCCTGATTAGACTACAGAGCCGTATAGATGTTTCCTACGACAGTTCAGTTCCTGAGCATCAGGTATATATTAGTCCACAGATTCCAGTTACAGTAAACCTAATTGTGTTTGGGGAGGATTTGCATGAATTTTTCATTCTGAATTTGTGCACATAGTTCAGCAACATACTTAGATCTACTTCTCTGGTTTACTCTAGGAAGCTTTGAGGGCCTTGTGGAGTGCTGCCTTTCCTGAAGAAGAACTTTGTGGTCTAATATCTGAGCAATGGAAAGAAATGGGTTGGCAAGGGAAAGATCCATCTACAGACTTTAGGTAATTCTAATATCTCCATCGTCATTTGGACACCTCATTTGTTGCTAGCTTTTTCGTTtctctttttacttctttcGTTACTAACTGTTAGTTGAATTTTCTTCAGGGGTGGTGGTTTTATTTCATTGGAGAATTTGTTGTTCTTTGCTAGGAGTTTCCCTGTatgacctctctctctctatctctccctctccctctccctctccctctcccccccccccctctccctctccctctcccattCTCGCTCTGGTATACACATTTATGTACACCATACAGTTTCACCTGCCAGATTTAACATCACAATGCTATTGATCACTCCAACCATTTGGTGAAGTCAATGTGATCAACAGCATTAAGAACTGCCACACATCCCATACTTGACATATGTAAAAACATATATGTATGTTGTCTTGAAATCATAAGAGACAGAAGTCAAAGTAACttaaatacaaatttattttcataTACCATGGACAATATACATGCAGTGGCTGATAAATTGTGAAGTGTTGCCTTAAGTTCCTGTGCATTTTTCCCTTGCGTTATCTTATGTACTTCTGGGTTTATTTCTGTTGTGCTTGGGACAAAAAATGCTCTCACCATTTATAAGCTACCACATCTTTTGCTTCCTTTGTCCGGCATCATTCCTCTGTGGGTGTGAGTACGCAGTAATATGCATCTCTATTTGGCTATTCTTGCATGCGTGGTGTAAGTTCTTTTTGGTTATCGGAAAGTTGCTGCCCAATAGGGAACTACAATAGGTCTATCTTATAAGCTACTTGTGTCTCATTGAAAGTAAATACTTTCATTGTAGAAATCTTTCCAGGATCTTCTTCGAAAGCAAGAAGGTGATAGGTCAGTGTGGGAGTACCCATTTGCAGTTGCCGGTGTGAATATCACATTCATGCTCATTCAAATGCTCGATCTCGAAGCTGGTTGgtatttcttcttgttctttcttGTTCATTTACATTCTTATAGTTTTCAGGAATATTTGCATTTCCTGACaataaaaattatttgtaatattGTGATTTTCTGTACATTTTGAGTTGTTAAATCAGCTACAGTGCACTATACTCcctaaaaaaattgatttcttGTTCTTTTGAGTGCATTGTAGCTGACTTGTCAATTAAAGTTTTGAGCATTCAAATGTATTTCGTGGTATTGGTTTGTACATGGTCACTGTAAGAACTTGCTAGAATGCTAACAATACCTAAATTGAGAACAAagcattagggtttagggtttagttaAATGCTATGTGAAGTTTGCCCCAATTATTAGTGATGGATGTAATTGTAAGTTGATTAACGCAAAACCTTTGAGGAATAGGAAGTATAGCGGTAGTGAATATTCTTCTAGATAATAGcttttgtgtttattttataCGTTTTTTTGTCAGTTGACAGTGTTGTTTATGTGCAGTCAAACCACGAACACTGGTGGGAGCTACTTTCTTGAAGTTTCTTGCAGGTAATTTCAGCTTGAATGTGCTGTTTCATGTATTTTGTTCAATGTAataatgttttttcttttcgtttGACAGAACATGAATCAGCGTTTGATCTTATCTATTGCATCACATTCAAGCTAATGGACCATCAGTGGCTTTCTATGCGTGCATCCTATATGGATTTCAATGTACGTATTTCTCAAGAAGTCCTCCCTTTATCTGCAT
This region of Malus domestica chromosome 07, GDT2T_hap1 genomic DNA includes:
- the LOC103439014 gene encoding uncharacterized protein isoform X1 — protein: MSTMDDRGGGSFVAVRRISQGLDRGGNTCHSTSAEVVAGSAAWLGRGLSCVCAQRRESDPRPSFDLTPVQEECLIRLQSRIDVSYDSSVPEHQEALRALWSAAFPEEELCGLISEQWKEMGWQGKDPSTDFRGGGFISLENLLFFARSFPKSFQDLLRKQEGDRSVWEYPFAVAGVNITFMLIQMLDLEAVKPRTLVGATFLKFLAEHESAFDLIYCITFKLMDHQWLSMRASYMDFNTVMKATRRQLEKELLLEDVTRLEELPSYGLLSR
- the LOC103439014 gene encoding uncharacterized protein isoform X2, which gives rise to MFSDIIDCFAEVVAGSAAWLGRGLSCVCAQRRESDPRPSFDLTPVQEECLIRLQSRIDVSYDSSVPEHQEALRALWSAAFPEEELCGLISEQWKEMGWQGKDPSTDFRGGGFISLENLLFFARSFPKSFQDLLRKQEGDRSVWEYPFAVAGVNITFMLIQMLDLEAVKPRTLVGATFLKFLAEHESAFDLIYCITFKLMDHQWLSMRASYMDFNTVMKATRRQLEKELLLEDVTRLEELPSYGLLSR